From Amblyraja radiata isolate CabotCenter1 chromosome 21, sAmbRad1.1.pri, whole genome shotgun sequence, a single genomic window includes:
- the LOC116985087 gene encoding islet amyloid polypeptide: protein MHCLKLSTILLFVSVSLSSLDRLQAVVAIRDAVVSSDPDAVLPGWKSWEVPVLRKRSPFGWPAALPAQQLLMAKSFRVKKRKCNTATCVTQRLVDFLSRSNKNLGAFYTPTNVGSNTYGKRDSVGLYNKELQS, encoded by the exons ATGCACTGTCTGAAATTATCCACCATCCTCCTCTTCGTCTCGGTATCTCTCAGCTCGCTGGACCGGTTACAGGCTGTTGTCGCGATCAG GGACGCTGTCGTTTCCAGTGACCCCGATGCTGTGCTTCCTGGGTGGAAGTCCTGGGAGGTCCCTGTGCTTAGGAAGAGGTCTCCCTTTGGCTGGCCAGCTGCTTTACCTGCACAACAGCTTCTTATGGCAAAGAG CTTCCGTGTTAAAAAGAGGAAGTGCAACACTGCCACCTGTGTGACACAACGTCTGGTGGACTTTTTGAGCCGTTCCAACAAGAATCTGGGTGCCTTTTACACACCGACGAATGTAGGTTCGAACACTTACGGCAAGAGAGACAGCGTGGGACTATACAACAAAGAACTCCAGAGTTAA